In one Salvelinus fontinalis isolate EN_2023a chromosome 16, ASM2944872v1, whole genome shotgun sequence genomic region, the following are encoded:
- the LOC129812834 gene encoding inverted formin-2-like isoform X6, with protein sequence MSLKSDEKRKWAAVRGHLGSSQDSDTQLEANLESADPELCIRMLQVPSVVNYSGLKRRLEGSEESWMVQFLELSGLDLLLEALDRLSGRGCSRIADALLQLTCVSCVRAVMNSSSGINFIVENEGYIRKLSQALDTSNTMVKKQVFELLAALSMFSSDGYRLAMDALDHYKGVKTQQYRFSVIMNELQATDNVPYMVTLLSVINAIIFGTDALRQRDKMRKEFIGLQLLDILPKLR encoded by the exons ATGTCATTGAAGTCGGACGAGAAGAGGAAGTGGGCTGCGGTGAGGGGCCATCTGGGCTCCTCCCAGGACTCAGACACACAGCTGGAGGCCAACCTGGAGAGTGCAGACCCAGAGCTGTGCATCCGCATGCTCCAGGTGCCCAGTGTGGTCAACTACTCTGGGCTGAAGCGTCGTCTGGAGGGCAGCGAGGAGTCTTGGATGGTCCAGTTCCTGGAGCTGAGTGGGCTGGACCTGTTGCTGGAGGCCCTGGACAGGCTGTCTGGGAGGGGCTGCTCCCGCATCGCAGACGCCCTGCTGCAGCTCACCTGTGTCAGCTGTGTCCGGGCTGTCATGAACTCCTCGTCTGGGATCAACTTTATCGTGGAGAATGAGGGCTACATCCGCAAACTCTCCCAAG CCTTGGACACGTCCAATACCATGGTGAAGAAGCAGGTGTTTGAGCTGCTTGCTGCCCTGAGCATGTTCTCCTCTGATGGGTACCGTCTGGCTATGGATGCCTTGGACCACTACAAG GGTGTGAAGACCCAGCAGTATCGCTTTAGTGTGATCATGAACGAGCTGCAGGCCACAGACAATGTGCCCTACATGGTCACCCTCCTCAGTGTCATCAACGCCATCATCTTTGGGACAGATGCCCTGCGACAGCGAGATAAGATGCGCAAGGAGTTTATTG